The DNA segment GGAAGTCATACAAGATGCGGCCAATGCAAAATATAATCTGGGTTATATGTATGAATTGGGCTTGGGTGTTCCCAGAGATTTTAATAAAGCCATTCGACTTTATAAATTGGCCGCTGCCAGTGGAAGTGTAAAAGCACAAGTGGTTTTAGGCAATATTTACTTCAATGGAATTGGTGTCAAACAAGACATCGATTTGGCCATTCATTGGTTTGAGTTGGCCAACTCTCAAGGGGACAAAAAAGCTAAATTAGCACTCAGACAGATTGATGAAATCAAAGACAACATGGCAGAATTAACCATTAGAAGTAACATACAAGACAACGA comes from the Candidatus Marinarcus aquaticus genome and includes:
- a CDS encoding PEGA domain-containing protein yields the protein MKYLVALFLTFTALFSTSIHEGEYALENREYSKAYEVFMEVIQDAANAKYNLGYMYELGLGVPRDFNKAIRLYKLAAASGSVKAQVVLGNIYFNGIGVKQDIDLAIHWFELANSQGDKKAKLALRQIDEIKDNMAELTIRSNIQDNEVYINGKYRGTGALTIKIPAGNQLNILVRKEGYKPFSYELALKKREKKTIQANLVRG